Proteins from a genomic interval of Nitrospirota bacterium:
- a CDS encoding alpha-1,4-glucan--maltose-1-phosphate maltosyltransferase, protein MGKTTKFEPAISPAIVIERVQPEIDGGRWPIKREMGDRLEVSADIFKEGHDVLACVLRYRLLKEEVWQEVPMEPLSNDRWVGHIDLTQNMRYRYSIGAFVNLFESWLIEVTKKHEAGERIESELLEGRTLVEATAIRATGEDKTRLQEWLSRWRTGDPAEAQLDVALNADVKALVERHQERRAWTLYDRELEVVVDRGLARYGAWYEFFPRSQGTTPGRSATFKECEARLPAIKAMGFDVVYLTPIHPIGHTNRKGKNNSLTPLPTDPGSPYAIGNELGGHDAVEPSLGTIKDFDHFQEAVRGQGMEVAMDFAINCSPDHPYVKEHPEWFAHRPDGTIKYAENPPKKYQDIYNVDFYCEDWRGLWNEMKRVILFWAGHGVKIFRVDNPHTKPVAFWGWLIREVQDCHPDVIFLSEAFTRPKMMKALAKAGFTQSYTYFTWRNFKQELTDYMRELSGSEMKEYFRPNFFTNTPDILPDILQHGGRPAFKFRLVLAATLSPSYGIYSGYELCENRALPGKEEYLDSEKYEITLRDWALPGHLTDYVTTVNRIRRENSALHELENLEFYESDNEHLLFYGKRTVDGRNMVLVAVNLNPFQAQEARLQIPIAALGITPDEIYQLHNLITDQRDLVQGETYSIRLDPQVEPAAIYAVRRWTRREQEFDYFF, encoded by the coding sequence GTGGGTAAGACAACGAAATTTGAACCGGCGATCTCGCCGGCCATCGTGATCGAGCGGGTGCAACCGGAAATCGACGGCGGCCGCTGGCCGATCAAACGCGAGATGGGAGACCGGCTGGAAGTGTCGGCCGACATTTTCAAGGAGGGGCACGATGTCCTGGCTTGCGTGCTGCGGTATCGTCTCCTCAAAGAAGAGGTCTGGCAGGAAGTGCCGATGGAGCCACTGTCCAACGATCGATGGGTGGGGCACATCGACCTGACCCAGAATATGCGGTATCGCTATTCGATCGGGGCCTTTGTCAATCTGTTCGAGTCCTGGCTGATCGAAGTGACGAAAAAGCATGAAGCCGGTGAACGGATCGAGAGCGAACTGCTCGAAGGGAGAACGCTGGTGGAGGCCACGGCGATCCGAGCCACAGGAGAAGACAAGACTCGGTTGCAGGAGTGGCTGAGTCGTTGGCGAACCGGCGATCCGGCGGAGGCGCAATTGGATGTCGCCTTGAATGCCGACGTGAAGGCGCTCGTGGAGCGGCATCAGGAACGACGGGCCTGGACCCTCTACGATCGTGAATTGGAAGTCGTCGTGGACCGCGGGCTGGCCCGCTACGGGGCCTGGTACGAATTCTTTCCGCGGTCGCAGGGCACGACGCCGGGCCGGAGCGCGACCTTTAAGGAATGTGAAGCGAGACTGCCAGCCATCAAAGCCATGGGATTCGACGTCGTCTACCTCACGCCGATCCACCCGATCGGCCACACGAATCGCAAAGGGAAAAATAATTCGCTCACGCCCCTGCCGACCGATCCCGGCAGTCCCTATGCGATCGGGAATGAATTGGGTGGACACGATGCGGTCGAGCCGAGCCTCGGCACGATCAAGGATTTCGATCACTTTCAGGAAGCCGTCCGCGGACAGGGCATGGAAGTCGCCATGGATTTTGCGATCAACTGTTCGCCGGACCATCCCTATGTGAAAGAACATCCGGAATGGTTCGCCCATCGGCCGGACGGCACGATCAAGTATGCAGAGAATCCGCCTAAGAAATATCAGGACATCTACAACGTCGACTTTTATTGCGAGGACTGGCGCGGTCTGTGGAATGAGATGAAACGCGTGATCCTCTTCTGGGCCGGCCACGGCGTGAAGATCTTCCGCGTGGATAACCCGCATACCAAGCCGGTGGCCTTTTGGGGCTGGCTGATCCGAGAGGTACAGGACTGCCATCCGGACGTGATCTTTTTATCCGAAGCCTTCACCAGGCCGAAGATGATGAAGGCCCTCGCCAAGGCTGGATTTACGCAATCCTATACCTATTTCACCTGGCGGAACTTCAAGCAGGAGCTGACGGATTACATGCGGGAATTGTCCGGCAGCGAGATGAAGGAATACTTTCGTCCAAACTTTTTCACGAATACGCCGGATATCCTGCCTGACATTCTTCAGCACGGCGGCAGACCGGCTTTTAAATTCCGGCTGGTGCTCGCGGCGACATTGTCGCCGTCGTACGGCATCTATAGCGGGTACGAACTCTGCGAAAATCGCGCGTTGCCGGGGAAGGAAGAGTATCTTGATTCGGAAAAATACGAGATCACGTTGCGGGACTGGGCCCTGCCTGGCCACCTGACCGACTATGTGACGACGGTCAATCGCATCAGACGTGAAAATTCGGCCTTGCACGAATTGGAAAATCTTGAATTTTACGAATCTGACAACGAACATCTGCTCTTTTACGGAAAGCGCACGGTCGACGGGCGCAACATGGTGCTCGTCGCGGTAAATCTGAACCCGTTTCAGGCGCAGGAGGCGCGGTTGCAGATTCCGATTGCCGCACTCGGCATCACGCCCGACGAAATATACCAATTGCACAATTTGATCACGGATCAACGGGACCTGGTGCAGGGTGAGACCTATTCCATTCGACTGGATCCGCAGGTCGAGCCGGCCGCGATTTACGCCGTGCGGCGTTGGACACGTCGCGAACAGGAGTTCGATTACTTCTTTTGA